In Halobaculum magnesiiphilum, the following proteins share a genomic window:
- a CDS encoding sulfatase — MSDDTPENVLFVVLDTVRKDRLGPYGYDGGTTPGLDAFAEEATVFENAVAPAPWTLPVHASLFTGMYPHRHGADQENPYLEGATTLAETLSAEGYRTACYSSNAWITPYTHLTDGFDDQDNFFEVMPGDLLSGPLARAWKAMNDNEALRTVADKLVSLGNVAHEYLASGEGADSKTPAVIDRTKSFVDEAESDGDDWFAFINLMDAHLPYHPPQEYVDEYAPGVDSTEVCQNSKEYNAGARDIDDEEWDAIRGLYDAEIAHIDDQLTRLFDWLKETDRWGDTAVVVCADHGELHGEHDLYGHEFCLYDQLINVPLMVKHPALDDDRREDTVELLDTYHTVLDTLGVDGGEPAADGEEAVALDRTRSLLSADYREFAGLDDADRDPGQRASPDGEFGFVEYSRPVVELKQLEEKASSAGIELPEDSRFYSRMRASRATDAKYVRIDRIPDEAFRLDEDPAEERNLADAASADGGDERIAEAESRLGEFEAAAGGAWTGAVDGEVTDDSLDEMDDEATERLRDLGYVE, encoded by the coding sequence ATGAGCGACGACACGCCCGAGAACGTGCTGTTCGTCGTGCTCGACACGGTCCGGAAGGACCGGCTCGGGCCGTACGGCTACGACGGGGGAACGACGCCCGGCCTGGACGCGTTCGCCGAGGAGGCGACCGTCTTCGAGAACGCGGTCGCGCCCGCGCCGTGGACGCTCCCGGTGCACGCGTCGCTGTTCACCGGGATGTACCCCCACCGCCACGGCGCCGACCAGGAGAACCCGTACCTGGAGGGCGCGACGACGCTCGCCGAGACGCTCTCGGCCGAGGGCTACCGGACGGCGTGCTACTCCTCGAACGCCTGGATCACCCCGTACACCCACCTCACCGACGGGTTCGACGACCAGGACAACTTCTTCGAGGTGATGCCCGGCGACCTCCTGTCGGGGCCGCTCGCGCGGGCGTGGAAGGCGATGAACGACAACGAGGCGCTGCGGACGGTCGCGGACAAGCTCGTCTCGCTGGGCAACGTCGCCCACGAGTACCTCGCGTCGGGCGAGGGCGCCGACTCCAAGACGCCCGCGGTGATCGACCGCACGAAGTCGTTCGTCGACGAGGCGGAGTCCGACGGCGACGACTGGTTCGCGTTCATCAACCTGATGGACGCCCACCTGCCGTACCACCCGCCACAGGAGTACGTCGACGAGTACGCGCCGGGCGTCGACTCGACGGAGGTGTGCCAGAACTCCAAGGAGTACAACGCCGGCGCCCGCGACATCGACGACGAGGAGTGGGACGCGATCAGGGGGCTGTACGACGCCGAGATCGCCCACATCGACGACCAGCTCACGCGGCTGTTCGACTGGCTGAAGGAGACCGACCGCTGGGGCGACACCGCGGTCGTCGTCTGCGCGGACCACGGCGAACTCCACGGCGAACACGACCTCTACGGCCACGAGTTCTGCCTGTACGACCAGCTGATCAACGTCCCGCTCATGGTCAAACACCCCGCCCTCGACGACGACCGCCGCGAGGACACCGTCGAGCTCCTCGACACCTACCACACGGTGCTCGACACGCTCGGCGTCGACGGAGGGGAGCCGGCCGCCGACGGCGAGGAGGCGGTCGCGCTCGACCGGACCCGATCTCTTCTCTCGGCCGACTACCGCGAGTTCGCCGGCCTCGACGACGCCGACCGCGACCCCGGCCAGCGTGCGTCGCCCGACGGCGAGTTCGGGTTCGTCGAGTACTCCCGGCCCGTGGTGGAGCTGAAACAGCTGGAGGAGAAGGCCTCGAGCGCGGGCATCGAACTGCCCGAGGACTCCCGCTTTTACTCGCGGATGCGCGCGTCCCGAGCCACCGACGCGAAGTACGTCCGCATCGACCGGATCCCCGACGAGGCGTTCCGGCTCGACGAGGACCCCGCCGAGGAGCGGAACCTCGCCGACGCCGCAAGCGCCGACGGGGGCGACGAGCGTATCGCCGAGGCCGAATCCCGGCTCGGCGAGTTCGAGGCCGCCGCCGGCGGCGCGTGGACCGGCGCCGTCGACGGCGAGGTGACCGACGACTCGCTCGACGAGATGGACGACGAGGCGACCGAGCGCCTCCGCGACCTGGGATACGTCGAGTAG
- a CDS encoding ketopantoate reductase family protein: MDIVVFGAGALGSLVGGLLAREHQVTLVARDPHARRVAGQGLRVVGELDAHTRPRATTDPTPEDLTCDLALVTVKAYDTEVAAEALAAGDPDLVCSLSNGLCEETLAEHLGDRVLAGSVTYGAELVGPGEVRCTGVGRIHVGEFAADRLDSDEGDAASDRADRVAAAFRECGLDCTADPAMPRRRWEKLAVNAGINAVTALARVPNGALADGPGRDVAHRAARETARVARAEGVDLPDERAVDAVDTVVAETAANRSSMRQDVESGNRTEVDAITGTVVDRGRDRGVDTPTNRTMADLLRTWERNRIGE, encoded by the coding sequence ATGGATATCGTCGTGTTCGGTGCGGGCGCGCTCGGCAGCCTCGTGGGCGGGCTGCTCGCGCGCGAACACCAGGTCACGCTCGTCGCCCGCGACCCCCACGCCCGTCGCGTCGCGGGGCAGGGCCTGCGCGTCGTCGGCGAACTCGACGCCCACACCCGGCCGCGGGCGACGACTGACCCGACCCCCGAGGACCTCACCTGCGACCTCGCGCTCGTGACCGTGAAGGCGTACGACACCGAGGTCGCCGCCGAAGCCCTCGCCGCCGGCGACCCGGATCTCGTCTGTTCGCTCTCGAACGGGCTGTGCGAGGAGACGCTCGCCGAACACCTCGGCGACCGCGTGCTCGCCGGATCCGTGACCTACGGCGCCGAACTGGTCGGCCCGGGCGAGGTGCGCTGTACCGGGGTCGGGCGTATTCACGTCGGCGAGTTCGCCGCCGACCGGCTCGACAGCGACGAGGGGGACGCCGCGAGCGACCGAGCCGATCGCGTCGCCGCCGCGTTCCGCGAGTGCGGTCTCGACTGCACCGCCGACCCCGCGATGCCGCGCCGGCGCTGGGAGAAGCTCGCCGTCAACGCCGGGATCAACGCCGTGACGGCGCTCGCGCGCGTTCCCAACGGCGCGCTCGCGGACGGCCCGGGCCGTGACGTCGCCCACCGCGCCGCCCGCGAGACCGCACGCGTCGCCCGCGCAGAGGGTGTCGATCTACCCGACGAGAGGGCCGTCGACGCGGTCGACACCGTCGTCGCGGAGACCGCGGCCAACCGCTCGTCGATGCGCCAGGACGTGGAGTCGGGGAATCGGACCGAGGTCGACGCGATCACCGGCACCGTCGTCGACCGCGGCCGCGACCGCGGCGTCGACACCCCGACGAACCGGACGATGGCGGACCTCCTGCGGACGTGGGAACGGAACCGGATCGGAGAGTGA
- a CDS encoding DUF7130 family rubredoxin-like protein, with product MSDGVPSVGLGQRVFTEDGRQIGTVRGFDEHGVYVTTREGIVSLSVEHERAGHEFGEGELMWRCSDCGEMGDLGEGMPEACPNCEAPREHVYYWIED from the coding sequence ATGAGCGACGGGGTACCGTCCGTCGGGCTCGGCCAGCGCGTGTTCACCGAGGACGGACGGCAGATAGGGACCGTCCGCGGCTTCGACGAGCACGGCGTGTACGTGACGACGCGGGAGGGGATCGTCTCGCTGTCGGTCGAACACGAGCGAGCCGGCCACGAGTTCGGCGAGGGGGAGTTGATGTGGCGCTGCTCGGACTGCGGGGAGATGGGCGACCTCGGCGAGGGGATGCCCGAGGCGTGCCCGAACTGCGAGGCCCCGCGCGAGCACGTCTACTACTGGATCGAGGACTGA
- a CDS encoding DUF7130 family rubredoxin-like protein gives MATEQQEDEPRVTDISVGQSVYDDDGTELGTVRGIDDAGFYVLSSEDTGRVTLEEAGSAFGESYVMWRCWECGEMGQIEGDLPAQCPDCGAPREDLYYWVED, from the coding sequence ATGGCCACCGAGCAACAGGAGGACGAACCCAGGGTGACGGACATCTCGGTCGGACAGAGCGTGTACGACGACGACGGTACCGAGCTGGGGACGGTGCGGGGCATCGACGACGCCGGCTTCTACGTCCTCTCGTCGGAGGACACCGGCCGGGTGACACTGGAGGAGGCCGGCAGCGCCTTCGGGGAGTCGTACGTGATGTGGCGCTGCTGGGAGTGCGGCGAGATGGGACAGATCGAGGGCGATCTCCCGGCGCAGTGCCCGGACTGCGGGGCGCCACGCGAGGACCTGTACTACTGGGTCGAGGACTGA